In Palaemon carinicauda isolate YSFRI2023 chromosome 18, ASM3689809v2, whole genome shotgun sequence, a genomic segment contains:
- the LOC137657466 gene encoding uncharacterized protein, with amino-acid sequence MDPKIKWWKLKEEELRVLFKKRVLEAIRLHEDVQEWWTENSKVILRIREEVLEKSSGRRPPNDKESWWWNNEVQGRVKPRNKPRRSQIYQDRSRVKKIINKERKKQEN; translated from the coding sequence atggacccaaagattaagtggtggaaattgaaagaggaagaactgagagtcttgtttaagaaaagagtgctggaagcaataaggttacatgaggatgtacaagaatggtggaccgagaatagtaaagtgattctaaggatccgTGAGGAAGTACTTgaaaagtcatcaggaagaagacccccaaatgataaagaatcgtggtggtggaataaTGAGGTGCAAGGACGGGTAAAACCAAGAAATAAGCCAAGAAGAAGTCAGATCTATCAGGACAGGAGCAgggtaaagaaaattataaacaaggaaagaaagaagcaagaaaattag